One part of the Microlunatus elymi genome encodes these proteins:
- the pyrH gene encoding UMP kinase, whose product MLKVSGEALSGDAGTGVDPDALDQMAQQILQVHDLGVQIGVVVGGGNYFRGRMADSWGIGRAEADNIGMLGTVMNALMLRGSLTGKSDADVRVMTAIPMQSIAEPFIRLRAVRHLKHGAIVIMAAGIGQPYVTTDYPSVQRALELEADALLVAKRGVDGVYDKDPNVHTDARRYRRFGYREAIDKGLEIMDTSAFVLAEEQKLVMHVFDVAGDGLMRRACLGEDVGTTITAD is encoded by the coding sequence GTGCTGAAGGTGAGCGGGGAGGCGTTGTCGGGTGATGCCGGTACGGGCGTCGATCCCGATGCGCTCGATCAGATGGCACAGCAGATCCTGCAGGTTCACGATCTTGGCGTGCAGATCGGTGTCGTGGTCGGTGGCGGCAACTACTTCCGCGGTCGGATGGCCGACAGCTGGGGGATTGGTCGCGCCGAAGCGGACAACATCGGCATGCTCGGCACGGTGATGAACGCGCTGATGCTGCGAGGATCGCTGACCGGCAAGAGCGATGCCGACGTACGGGTGATGACCGCCATTCCGATGCAGAGCATCGCCGAACCGTTCATCCGACTGCGCGCTGTCCGGCACCTGAAGCACGGCGCGATCGTGATCATGGCCGCCGGCATCGGTCAGCCGTACGTGACCACGGACTACCCGTCGGTGCAGCGCGCCCTGGAGTTGGAAGCCGACGCGCTGCTGGTGGCCAAACGCGGCGTCGACGGCGTCTATGACAAGGATCCCAACGTCCACACGGATGCCCGGCGATACCGACGGTTCGGCTACCGCGAGGCGATCGACAAGGGACTGGAGATCATGGACACCAGCGCGTTCGTGCTGGCCGAGGAGCAGAAGCTGGTCATGCACGTCTTCGACGTTGCCGGCGACGGACTGATGCGACGGGCCTGCCTGGGCGAGGACGTCGGCACCACCATCACTGCCGACTGA
- a CDS encoding aminoglycoside phosphotransferase family protein — MRMPAAEIDVNAELVQKLIMEQHPDLSAPLIMVANGWDNVIFRLGDDLGVRLPRRQVAAQLVINEQRWLPTIAASLPVRTPVPIRIGQPSKDFPWAWTIGPWLDGRSLIELPVADRSRFAPALAEFLAALHRPAPVDAPHNPVRGVPLADRASLAAEHLDSGLVPDADRLRRLWVQLLGTPAWAADPVWVHGDPHPANVLVSHDQLSAVIDFGDVNSGDPATDLAAGWLSFDVAGRSAFKARYQQLTGMDGDLWQRARGWALVIGMALVVNSDDHPQLAAVGRHALAAVLED; from the coding sequence ATGCGGATGCCCGCCGCCGAGATCGACGTCAACGCCGAACTGGTGCAGAAGTTGATCATGGAGCAACATCCGGACCTGTCGGCACCGTTGATCATGGTCGCCAACGGTTGGGACAACGTGATTTTCCGCCTCGGCGATGATCTTGGGGTCCGGTTGCCGCGTCGTCAGGTCGCCGCGCAACTGGTGATCAACGAACAACGGTGGCTGCCGACCATCGCAGCGTCGCTTCCGGTGCGGACGCCGGTGCCGATCCGGATCGGCCAACCCAGCAAGGACTTCCCGTGGGCGTGGACGATCGGCCCGTGGCTCGATGGTCGATCGCTGATCGAACTTCCGGTCGCCGATCGCTCGCGCTTCGCTCCGGCGCTGGCCGAGTTCCTCGCCGCACTGCACCGGCCTGCTCCGGTCGACGCGCCGCACAACCCGGTACGCGGTGTGCCGCTCGCCGATCGAGCAAGCCTGGCTGCCGAACACCTCGACAGTGGTCTGGTGCCCGATGCCGACCGGCTGCGTCGACTGTGGGTGCAGCTGCTCGGAACGCCTGCCTGGGCAGCGGATCCGGTCTGGGTGCACGGTGACCCGCACCCGGCGAACGTCCTCGTCAGCCATGATCAACTCAGTGCCGTGATCGACTTCGGCGACGTCAACTCCGGTGATCCGGCCACCGACCTCGCCGCGGGATGGCTGAGCTTCGATGTCGCGGGCCGATCAGCCTTCAAGGCTCGCTATCAGCAGCTCACCGGGATGGATGGCGATCTCTGGCAACGAGCCCGCGGCTGGGCCCTGGTGATCGGCATGGCCCTGGTGGTCAACTCCGATGATCATCCGCAATTGGCCGCGGTAGGTCGGCACGCACTAGCTGCAGTGCTGGAGGATTGA
- a CDS encoding decaprenylphospho-beta-D-erythro-pentofuranosid-2-ulose 2-reductase, whose amino-acid sequence MIDALGVPQSLLLLGGTSDIALAIAHRYAAVRHEQGTTLRVVLAARPGERRTPAATGLTDAGCTVTELDFEATDVESRKRVVEQAFAQGDVDLAVVAFGILGDAERAWTDPEHALELAEINYAAPVHIGALLADRFKGQGYGQIVALSSVAGERVRRSNFVYGSTKAGFDGFYLGLGEALRPFGARVLVVRPGFVRSKMTAGMAEAPLAVTPDEVAAATLAAVRDRKELIWVPNAFRYVMSGLRHVPRPLFRRLPI is encoded by the coding sequence GTGATCGACGCTCTCGGCGTACCGCAGTCGCTGTTGCTGCTCGGCGGCACCTCCGACATCGCCTTGGCCATCGCCCACCGGTACGCGGCCGTGCGGCACGAACAGGGCACGACGTTGCGGGTCGTGCTGGCTGCTCGGCCCGGCGAGCGGCGTACGCCGGCGGCGACCGGGCTGACCGACGCCGGTTGCACGGTGACCGAGCTGGACTTCGAGGCGACCGACGTCGAATCCCGCAAGCGGGTGGTGGAGCAGGCCTTCGCGCAGGGCGATGTTGATCTTGCCGTGGTCGCCTTCGGCATCCTCGGTGACGCCGAACGCGCCTGGACCGATCCCGAGCACGCGCTGGAGCTGGCCGAGATCAACTACGCCGCGCCGGTGCACATCGGTGCGCTGCTGGCCGACCGGTTCAAGGGTCAGGGGTACGGCCAGATCGTCGCCCTGTCCAGCGTTGCCGGCGAGCGGGTACGGCGTTCCAACTTCGTCTACGGCTCCACCAAGGCCGGCTTCGACGGCTTCTACCTCGGCCTCGGCGAGGCGCTTCGGCCGTTCGGCGCGCGGGTGCTGGTGGTCCGCCCCGGCTTCGTCCGCTCGAAGATGACTGCCGGGATGGCCGAGGCGCCGCTGGCCGTGACCCCGGACGAGGTGGCCGCGGCGACCCTGGCCGCGGTACGCGACCGCAAGGAACTGATCTGGGTGCCGAACGCCTTCCGCTACGTGATGTCCGGCCTCCGCCACGTCCCCCGCCCGCTCTTCCGCCGATTGCCGATATAG
- a CDS encoding decaprenyl-phosphate phosphoribosyltransferase: MSDELTPAPNDPVPDIQRGRARLPAPIRALRPRQWIKNVLVFSAPLAAGKMFAPGVLTSSLLAFVSFCLVSGAVYLINDIRDVEEDRQHPKKRFRPIPAGELKISTAWILAVVVGVAGLAIGYLTAIPLGITVSVYLLLQIGYSTFLKHQPVIDLAMVASGFLLRAIAGGVASGIPLSQWFLLVASFGSLFMVAGKRYSEMLALGADAGTRRSLASYTDSYLRFAWMLSAAMVLISYSLWAFDNLHRGPLGVGWTAISIAPFTLGLLQYAREIDLGTAGEPEDVVLKDRVLQVLALIWLILICIAVFG, encoded by the coding sequence ATGTCTGACGAACTGACGCCGGCGCCGAACGACCCCGTGCCCGACATCCAGCGCGGTCGGGCGAGGCTGCCCGCGCCGATCCGGGCGCTGCGGCCGCGGCAGTGGATCAAGAACGTGTTGGTCTTCTCCGCGCCGCTGGCGGCGGGCAAGATGTTCGCACCGGGAGTGCTGACCAGCTCGTTGCTGGCGTTCGTCTCGTTCTGCCTGGTCAGCGGGGCGGTCTATCTGATCAACGACATCCGCGACGTCGAGGAGGATCGGCAGCACCCGAAGAAGCGGTTCCGGCCGATCCCGGCCGGCGAACTCAAGATCAGCACGGCCTGGATCCTGGCGGTCGTGGTCGGGGTGGCCGGGCTGGCGATCGGTTACCTGACAGCGATTCCGCTCGGCATCACCGTCAGCGTCTATCTGCTGCTGCAGATCGGCTACTCCACCTTTCTGAAGCATCAGCCGGTGATCGACCTGGCCATGGTGGCCAGCGGCTTCCTGTTGCGAGCGATCGCCGGCGGCGTGGCCAGTGGCATCCCGCTCAGCCAGTGGTTCCTGTTGGTCGCATCGTTCGGTTCGTTGTTCATGGTCGCGGGCAAGCGCTACTCGGAGATGCTCGCTCTCGGTGCGGACGCGGGCACGCGCAGGTCACTGGCCAGCTACACCGACTCGTACCTGCGGTTTGCCTGGATGCTGTCCGCGGCGATGGTGCTGATCAGCTACAGCCTGTGGGCCTTCGACAATCTGCACCGCGGGCCGCTCGGCGTAGGGTGGACCGCGATCTCGATCGCCCCGTTCACCCTCGGCCTGCTGCAGTACGCGCGAGAGATCGACCTGGGCACGGCCGGGGAACCGGAGGACGTGGTGCTGAAGGATCGGGTGCTACAAGTGCTGGCGCTGATCTGGTTGATCTTGATCTGCATCGCGGTCTTCGGCTGA
- a CDS encoding GMC family oxidoreductase → MSTPDLLTTVVDAIVPADDYPSASDAGALDFLHRLREYERPDWGRRINAVVAKVDATAWRTAGNGFIGLAADRRQAVLDELRSDPDFDWFARLINNAYYGDNARAGGPLPSWQMVDWQPGPVGGWPAELPAVPFRRNGLITPAQLQPRYDAIVVGAGAGGGAVAQVLAESGRTVLIIEAGEGPDTHRLDHDHLRNPRINTGLVPLTGPLGPGHPRTLDLGDERMIVGQSDPRWGNNAFMVGGGTRVYGAQAWRFSPRDFRMASEYGIPDGSALADWPIGYDELEPYYSEAEWRFGVSGASGVSGAGVDHDPWAGIRSRDYPMPPVSGTGNPAVLAAGAATLGWNTLPVPLLINSEGYRGRSGCLHCAQCVGFACPIEAKSGSHNTSIPAALATGNGFLITETTAERLLSNESGKITGVALVGSNGGEIWRSEVSADEVIISAGAIESARLLLNSAHDHEPNGIGNNRDQVGRHLQGHVYAGALGIFDDEIFTLEGPGVSIATCDFRHGNDGLVGGGMIANEFVPTPASTFDYLVGAGVFAPYGTEAKQGMRRWTRRMTRVVGPIQEVTSAESRIRLDPDVRDRFGNPVAELSGSIHPADQQAKEFMTARAAEWLQAAGASRVFAAPPGGALPTGPSSGQHQAGTCRMGTDPAHSVTDPNGRVWGHDNLWVADGSLHVTNGGVNPVLTILANALRVGQGIVDS, encoded by the coding sequence GTGAGTACGCCCGATCTGCTGACCACCGTGGTGGACGCGATTGTCCCCGCCGATGACTACCCGTCCGCCAGCGACGCCGGCGCGCTGGACTTCCTGCACCGGCTGCGGGAGTACGAACGCCCGGACTGGGGGCGGCGGATCAACGCGGTGGTTGCCAAGGTGGATGCCACCGCCTGGCGGACCGCCGGGAACGGGTTCATCGGACTCGCCGCCGACCGGCGGCAGGCGGTGCTGGACGAGTTGCGGTCCGACCCGGACTTCGACTGGTTCGCCCGGCTGATCAACAACGCGTACTACGGCGACAACGCCCGCGCCGGCGGCCCGTTGCCGTCCTGGCAGATGGTCGACTGGCAGCCGGGTCCGGTCGGCGGTTGGCCGGCCGAGTTGCCGGCGGTGCCGTTCCGGCGCAACGGTCTGATCACTCCCGCCCAGCTGCAGCCGCGCTACGACGCGATTGTGGTCGGAGCCGGTGCCGGCGGCGGTGCGGTCGCGCAGGTGCTGGCCGAGTCCGGTCGTACGGTGTTGATCATCGAGGCCGGCGAGGGCCCGGACACCCATCGGCTGGACCATGATCATCTTCGTAATCCGCGGATCAACACCGGTCTGGTCCCGTTGACCGGTCCGCTCGGTCCTGGTCATCCGCGCACGCTCGACCTCGGTGATGAACGGATGATTGTCGGGCAGTCCGATCCGCGCTGGGGCAACAACGCGTTCATGGTCGGCGGCGGCACTCGGGTCTACGGCGCCCAGGCGTGGCGATTCAGCCCGCGCGACTTCCGGATGGCCAGCGAGTACGGCATCCCGGACGGCAGCGCGCTGGCCGACTGGCCGATCGGCTACGACGAACTGGAACCGTACTATTCCGAAGCGGAGTGGCGATTCGGCGTCAGCGGAGCCAGCGGAGTCAGCGGCGCAGGTGTTGATCATGATCCGTGGGCGGGCATCCGATCCCGTGACTACCCGATGCCGCCGGTGTCGGGGACGGGCAATCCGGCGGTGCTGGCCGCCGGTGCGGCCACGCTGGGGTGGAACACGCTGCCGGTGCCGCTCTTGATCAACTCCGAGGGATATCGGGGCCGATCCGGCTGCCTGCACTGCGCCCAGTGCGTCGGCTTCGCATGCCCGATCGAGGCGAAGTCCGGTTCGCACAACACGTCGATCCCGGCGGCGCTGGCCACCGGCAACGGCTTCCTGATCACCGAGACGACCGCGGAACGCCTGCTCAGCAACGAATCCGGCAAGATCACCGGGGTCGCGCTGGTGGGCTCGAACGGCGGCGAGATCTGGCGATCCGAGGTTTCGGCCGACGAGGTGATCATCTCCGCCGGCGCGATCGAGTCGGCCCGGCTGCTGCTGAACAGCGCGCATGATCATGAACCCAACGGGATCGGCAACAACCGAGATCAGGTCGGCCGGCATCTGCAGGGGCACGTCTACGCCGGCGCGCTGGGGATCTTCGACGACGAGATCTTCACCCTGGAAGGGCCGGGCGTTTCGATCGCGACCTGCGACTTCCGGCACGGCAACGACGGACTGGTCGGCGGCGGCATGATCGCCAACGAGTTCGTCCCGACGCCCGCCAGCACCTTCGACTACCTGGTCGGTGCGGGTGTCTTCGCCCCGTACGGAACCGAAGCCAAGCAGGGAATGCGGCGCTGGACCCGGCGGATGACCCGGGTGGTTGGTCCGATCCAGGAGGTCACGAGTGCCGAGTCCCGGATCCGGCTGGACCCCGACGTACGGGATCGGTTCGGCAATCCGGTGGCCGAGCTCAGTGGGTCGATCCACCCCGCAGACCAACAGGCCAAGGAATTCATGACGGCGCGTGCGGCCGAGTGGTTGCAGGCGGCCGGTGCGTCCCGGGTGTTCGCGGCTCCGCCGGGTGGCGCGTTGCCGACCGGGCCCAGCTCCGGGCAGCATCAGGCCGGCACCTGCCGGATGGGCACCGATCCGGCCCACTCGGTCACCGATCCGAACGGGCGGGTCTGGGGCCACGACAACCTGTGGGTGGCCGACGGTTCGCTGCACGTCACCAACGGTGGCGTCAATCCGGTGCTGACCATCCTCGCCAACGCCCTGCGGGTCGGTCAGGGGATCGTCGACAGCTGA